Part of the Lates calcarifer isolate ASB-BC8 linkage group LG6, TLL_Latcal_v3, whole genome shotgun sequence genome, TCCCCAGACTGTGGCAGCATGGCTCTTCTAAATGAGTTTAGCCTTTATTAGTCtgtcagagggaaaaaaacattgtttccCCCAGTAGCAGGTCGAGATATTATTCATCTATAATTGGTAATAACCCCGTACCCCCACCCTGAGGCAGCTCAATCTCCACTGAGTAATCACTGCCATCGCCTTCTCTGCTGGAAACAGCATTATTAGGTCGATGGCACTGTCTCTACCTCTGCTGTCTGCCAAGGAGGTTTATTATCTGACAATATATGGCTTTGCTCCCGTGCTTCTTTTAAAACCACAGGCTAAGGAAGGAGAATCTGGCTGTGCCTATTTATCTCACATCCTGAGCTACTATCAAATATCTCAGCATCCTGGACAGTGGAGGCTCCAAAATAAGCTCCAGCAGGATCATTTAGGCTGAggttttatcagtttttatgaCAGCAAGATTAGTTGTGCTGCGCAAAACACCTTTCACTTTCCAATATTCAACTGTCACCTCAACTATTTCATCAGCTCAAAAGGCAGTGTCACTGGGTGTGTTTTAAGTGTAGGAGTGTTTACATGGATGTAGTACTCTGTGAGTGGAACAGAACAATAGCTTTTCAGTAGCATGACACCCTCTTATAACTTGTGTTTAAACAGATTTAGTTAATGGCCATGTTTTTTTACGTTTACAGCCAGGGGCATTTTTGGATATTAGATAAAAAGAACTGACTTAACTGGTATTTTTAGACAATATTTTCAGAGATGAAATTCTCTGTGTGAAGGTGTTAAGGCGTGTGGTAAATGATTCAGAACTGATCACTCAACAAATTAATCAGCAGATgaattgaaaaatattttgtccataaaatgtcagtgaaacTGGCCTTTATAATATCACAGAGCCCAATGTGACATATTTAAATTTcttgttttatccaaccaaAAGCACAAATCATACATAATAAATCTATGATAAAAGCTTGCAgagtgtttgcattttttggttgaaaaataagaaataattaatttgattatCAAAAAGTTGTCAGTTAATATTTTGGCAATCCACTCGTCAGTTAGTCAACTCACTGCCTCAGCTCTGTACAGAATGGTGTGATAATGTGCAGTAACACTGGAAAAATTACCGCTTCCCTTTTAAGTTGTCATGTtgtgaatgtaatgctgttttGGGCGTTTATTTTTAAGTGTCAGATTatgacaaatactgtaaattcCCAGCTTCTGGGAAACACCCTTGAGCTCAATTAGTTATGTAAACACTAATTGCTTTACCTTAAGATTAGCTTCAAAGTtctgttttaaatcatattttctcCCGTTAGAGTGTCATCTACAAACAAActgttctctcttctttctctatCACAGCCCCTCCTGGCAAGAAACTGGCAAGAAAAATAAGATCCTGAGACAGAGTGATcgctgagagaaagagggggaaagtgaccttgctgctgctgagagcagACAAGTATTTCATCAGCTAACACTAAGGGCACACCTGCCTCACAGCTATACTCAGGTTCCAACATCTGCCAACGGCTCTGTGCTTCATCCCTGTGAGGAGGCGTcaggggagggaaggaaggaagagagagggaaataaaagacagaaagaaagaaaaacaacaaagtctcTTGTGGGTTTACTGAGAGACTGGTACATTTCAGGGAAAGTCTAGTCTGACTTTGAACAGACAAGccacaaaaaagagaaactaaagATATTGTGACAAAGAGGGGGAAAGCAACTGGGACTGATAGAAATGATATGACTCTAGCACTAAACCAGGAACTCACCTATATATTCTCTACATTGCAGCTTGCTGGGACTACCCCTGTGGCAAGTGTGTCAACTGCTGAACAACGTGGGACACATATCAAGCCGAAGCTCTCTCCCCAGCACCAGGAGACTGAATCAACAACAGAATAAAAGTGAATTGAACAAAGCTTAGTTGGGAAGGAAGTGGCATCATGTGCTCAAGAAAATGTTATTCATCAGCAGGAGAAGTGAAACCATACCAGAGGATTACTGGTGCAACGCTGGTCCATTCAACATTTCTGATGAAGTCATTCACTTCTCTAAGTCTAGGTTACACTGACATGCAAGCCACTAACCACAAGCAGCTACATCATCATGTTAACCAGTGTTGTTGCCCAACAACTTGCTGCTAAACAAACTGTCGCATACCAGTTTgtaaatgtgttcatgtgtgtgggTGCCTTGATAATTTTGACTATATGAGATCAACTACACGACAGATGTGTTGACAACAGTGATAATACAAATATTTATCAGTGGGCAGgatgaaaaaaatgagagaaaccTTATAGCTAGACCTTGTCATGGTGGATCTAGTTTCACCCTCAATGTTTCTCAGAATTGAATGAACAGCTATCAAGATATTAGGATAAATTAATAAGaatgtaataataatcaattcaattatctttttttccatGAACTCTTGATTTTTTGGCCGTTCAGAGGGTCTCCAGGGAAATTTTGAACTTATATAGAGCCAACAAGTCCAAGAACCCATAGCTATGCCAGCAGGACTATGAGGCTGCATTTGGGCAAAGTTGTTCttcaagctaaatgctaacatcaacataataaaatgctcacaatgacaatgccaACATGCCAGTGCACAGCAGGTAATGTTCACCATCTttatttagcatgttagcatgccagcACTGgctaattagcacaaaacacaaagttatTAGTTTTGCACATATTTGGTCAAAATCCAAAGTATTTGACATTATGGTAGATTACCAAAGTGATAACAATTCGTCCTGAAGGTGATTtcaatgtctgcacaaaatctTATGGTGATGAATCAATCCAATAGCTGTTTAGATATTTCACTCTTTTGGCACTAAAgtaaaagtcagaggatcaccaaagccaataggattcatcctctggagaccatgaatgtctgtaccaaatttcatggaatTCCATCCAATATTCATCGAGATATTTTAGTTTAGACCACAGCGGTGGACTGACTGGACCACAACATAGCCATCGCTGGAGTCATGCCACTAGCATGATTAAAAACATCAGCACCAGAAATGAGAGAGTGTATTCATGAGACCAGATCTCTGGGAGCTGAAGGAGGACGCCAAAACATCCCTTTAACAAAGGAACAGCAAACATCAGTATGTTATCCTGTCACCCGTTTTAATAGCGTCATCTTCCTGAGCCCACTCTCCTCTGTGTTATCTCCAGGTCtcagtcaataaataaatatgcagtATCTTTTAGGTACGCTGATCAGCCAATGCTGTGTCAGTTTCCATAGGATCAACCTTCGACCTCGTTATACAGCCCTGGAGTGAATATAAACAGCCCCTCCCCACGCTCCCGCTCTCCTCGTACCATCAAATGGTCAGCACAAAGGAAAAGAGCTGACCTTAACTGTCCTGGAAGAGTTCACAAGCACATAtgcacactcaaacacacactgggacTTTCAGTACCAGGACGGCCCATTTTCAAGCTTTCATCTGCATGCAGCTGTCTTGGTGAAGAACATAACAGAGGCGCAGACAGggtagagaagaaaaaaatggtcaGATAGTGGAAGGAAAAAAGGCAAAGCAGAGAGCCAATCAACTGACCGGAGTAAAACAAAGGGCTATCTGTAAAAGCCCTGGACTTCATCCCACCCTGTGATGAGAGAACTTCGATCCCCAGGCAGGCTACAGAGAGCTACAAAGCCCTGATGTAGCCTGTTAAGCTCCCACTTCGATTCAGTCCATTGAGCTCCATGCTGCTGATCAATTAGAGAACAGCTGAACCAGCTGCtgaccacacaaacaaacattatgttttcactgtttttaagcACAGATGGTTTTTTATACGAGTGTGCTGTTGCCTGCTCTACTGTATTTAATCTCTAGTTTTTTCTCCACTGCTGGTAGCAGAGCCAAAGtcaccccacccctctctgcCATGACACAATTGCATGAAGGTTGATATAGTTTAAATGTGTGCATACATCTGCATAAGCCAAGTCACCAAgtatgatgaaataaaaactatgCTCTGAATTTTCTCTCCCTTGTGAGATATGACTCACAACCAATGATACAGTGTCACTGGGGATCAACCACTGGCATCATCTCCAGAACCAGTTAAAAAATAAGGACAGGatttatcattattttccaCCTGACCACTGTTTCCATACAGGTGCCCTCAGCTTACCTTCTGGTGTGGAAGAGGccatacaaacaaacatagcAAACAACACCATGCTGcagacactcaaacacactttactctgtgtatgtttgtgtgtttctgtgtgtgagactcACCCATCCTCCTTGACTCTGGATCCAGGGCTGAATGTGGTTGTCCAGGTAAACTGTCATCCACTCCACGATCCTGCCCACCAGTGGACTCATCTCCTTCTCCACACACTCGACACACAGCGCCCCGCCGAACGCAAAAAGCCCTATGATGCGGCCCCAGTTGACGCCGTCCCGGAACACTTCATCCATCACGTTCTCGAAGCTTTGGTAAGCTGTGGCCGGCGTGATGTGCAGCTGGTTGTGCAGATCGCTGAAGGCGCGGGCATATCGCAACTCAAACTCGTTGGCCGAGTCCCGGAGGGCCTCTTTCACCGCATCCAGGCTCGTCGTTGATGGCAACCGTTGCTGCCGCAGTGGGGACGCTGGAGGGGTCCCAGGACTCGTGCTGTTAAAAGTTCCGTTG contains:
- the bcl2l1 gene encoding bcl-2-like protein 1; the encoded protein is MSQNRELVVFYIKYKLSQRNYPLNHMELNEPPNRTDGGEAGSSEEERIATHANGTFNSTSPGTPPASPLRQQRLPSTTSLDAVKEALRDSANEFELRYARAFSDLHNQLHITPATAYQSFENVMDEVFRDGVNWGRIIGLFAFGGALCVECVEKEMSPLVGRIVEWMTVYLDNHIQPWIQSQGGWERFAEIFGQDAAAESRRSQESFKKWLLAGMTLVTGVVVGSLIAQKRL